Proteins encoded by one window of Orbaceae bacterium BiB:
- the zinT gene encoding metal-binding protein ZinT encodes MILKVLPLASCLLGYCLVNSAFADSHNHGHQHEQSEQAKLAATGIFDDKDVKDRSLSDWQGNWQSIYHYLKNGDLESVLKDKAEKNNKSIEYYQDYYQKGYKTDLEIISIDGNSIAFFTKDNANQCEYKYAGYKILTYVSGKKGVRYLFECTDKNSQAPKYVQFSDHIIEPTSSSHFHIYMGNDSQEVLLSEVENWPTFYPISLKKDDIVHDMLFH; translated from the coding sequence ATGATTTTAAAAGTATTACCATTAGCATCTTGTCTTTTAGGTTACTGTTTAGTTAATAGCGCTTTTGCGGATTCACATAATCATGGTCATCAGCATGAACAATCAGAACAAGCTAAGTTAGCTGCTACAGGTATTTTTGATGATAAAGATGTTAAAGACCGTTCTTTGTCTGATTGGCAAGGTAATTGGCAATCTATTTATCACTATTTAAAAAATGGTGATTTAGAATCTGTCTTAAAAGATAAGGCTGAAAAAAATAATAAATCTATTGAATACTATCAAGATTACTATCAAAAAGGTTATAAAACAGATCTTGAAATTATCTCAATCGATGGTAATTCAATAGCCTTTTTTACAAAAGATAATGCAAACCAATGCGAGTACAAATATGCAGGATATAAGATTTTAACTTATGTTTCAGGTAAAAAAGGGGTAAGGTATTTATTTGAGTGTACAGATAAAAATAGTCAAGCTCCAAAATATGTGCAATTTAGTGATCATATTATAGAACCGACATCTTCGTCACATTTTCATATTTATATGGGAAATGACTCGCAAGAGGTACTATTAAGCGAAGTAGAAAACTGGCCAACTTTTTATCCAATTTCACTTAAAAAAGATGATATAGTTCATGATATGTTATTTCACTAA
- a CDS encoding AAA family ATPase, translating into MITIADTKVGSTKSTTVVNVAAFSTYSGLKTLLLDFDLEHQQPVRTFHCKMKYLSV; encoded by the coding sequence GTGATTACGATCGCCGATACTAAAGTCGGATCAACTAAATCGACCACCGTTGTTAATGTCGCTGCATTTAGTACGTATTCGGGATTAAAAACATTACTACTTGATTTTGATTTAGAACACCAACAGCCTGTTCGTACTTTCCACTGTAAAATGAAGTACCTTTCGGTGTGA